One part of the Prunus persica cultivar Lovell chromosome G5, Prunus_persica_NCBIv2, whole genome shotgun sequence genome encodes these proteins:
- the LOC18777981 gene encoding protein kish: protein MSALFNFNSFLTVVLLVICTCTFLKMQFPAVLEQKTGFRGFFWKAARIGERLSPWVAAGCFTMGISILFF, encoded by the exons TCGGcgcttttcaatttcaattcttttttgACGGTGGTGCTGCTCGTGATTTGCACGTGCACGTTCTTGAAGATGCAGTTCCCGGCCGTCCTCGAGCAGAAAACTGG GTTCCGGGGATTTTTTTGGAAGGCAGCTAGAATAG GTGAACGCTTGAGCCCTTGGGTTGCTGCTGGATGCTTTACAATGGGAATTTCAATCTTATTTTTCTAG